A window from Halomicrobium urmianum encodes these proteins:
- the pan2 gene encoding proteasome-activating nucleotidase Pan2 — protein MSRSPSLPERPRLDLDPDMTPDERLEALEEHYVDLVHVNEELEDQLDAARERQADLTDDVDRIERENEMLKTSSLYIATAEELTDDGVVVKQHGNNQEVLTEVAPSIREDLDAGDRVAINDSFSVKEILEAETDARAQAMEVDGSPTVTYADIGGIEEQIREVREAVEEPLVNAEQFREIGIDPPSGVLLHGPPGTGKTMLAKAVANETDATFIKMAGSELVRKFIGEGARLVRDLFELAAEREPAIIFIDEIDAIAAKRTESKTSGDAEVQRTMMQLLSEMDGFDERGEIRIIAATNRFDMLDRAILRPGRFDRLIEVPNPDHEGRERILEIHTRDMNVADTVDLGEMADRTDGFSGAELASLTTEAGMFAIRDDRTEVRMADFQNALEKVEDETEDESGTPVAFA, from the coding sequence ATGTCGCGCAGTCCCTCGCTTCCCGAGCGGCCCCGGTTGGACCTTGACCCCGATATGACCCCCGACGAGCGCCTCGAGGCGCTCGAGGAGCACTACGTCGACCTCGTTCACGTCAACGAGGAGTTGGAGGACCAGCTCGACGCCGCCCGCGAGCGACAGGCGGACCTCACCGACGACGTCGACCGTATCGAGCGGGAGAACGAGATGCTCAAGACCTCCTCGCTGTACATCGCCACCGCCGAGGAGCTGACCGACGACGGCGTCGTCGTCAAGCAGCACGGCAACAACCAGGAGGTGCTGACCGAGGTCGCCCCCTCCATCCGTGAGGACCTCGACGCCGGCGACCGGGTCGCGATCAACGACTCCTTCAGCGTCAAGGAGATCCTCGAGGCCGAGACCGACGCCCGCGCGCAGGCGATGGAGGTCGACGGCTCCCCAACCGTCACGTACGCCGACATCGGGGGCATCGAGGAGCAGATCCGCGAGGTCCGCGAGGCGGTCGAGGAGCCGCTCGTCAACGCCGAGCAGTTCCGCGAGATCGGCATCGACCCGCCGTCGGGCGTCCTGCTGCACGGCCCGCCGGGCACGGGCAAGACGATGCTGGCCAAGGCCGTCGCCAACGAGACCGACGCCACCTTCATCAAGATGGCCGGCTCCGAACTCGTCCGGAAGTTCATCGGCGAGGGCGCCCGCCTGGTGCGGGACCTCTTCGAGCTCGCCGCCGAGCGCGAGCCCGCCATCATCTTCATCGACGAGATCGACGCCATCGCGGCCAAGCGGACCGAGTCCAAGACCTCCGGCGACGCCGAGGTCCAGCGGACGATGATGCAGCTGCTGTCGGAGATGGACGGCTTCGACGAGCGCGGTGAAATCAGGATCATCGCCGCCACCAACCGCTTCGACATGCTCGACCGCGCCATCCTGCGCCCGGGCCGCTTCGACCGCCTCATCGAGGTCCCCAACCCCGACCACGAGGGCCGCGAGCGCATCCTCGAGATCCACACCCGCGACATGAACGTCGCCGATACGGTCGACCTCGGCGAGATGGCCGACCGGACCGACGGCTTCTCCGGCGCCGAACTGGCGTCGCTGACCACCGAAGCCGGGATGTTCGCCATCCGCGACGACCGCACCGAGGTCCGAATGGCCGACTTCCAGAACGCCCTCGAGAAGGTCGAGGACGAGACCGAGGACGAGAGCGGCACGCCGGTCGCCTTCGCCTGA
- a CDS encoding DUF5811 family protein: MYGNTSFGPQDEAVTLTPEQRKALRRDLSTVASGLREVLPGEFAIGSEITDAASGPQATIAVQPPVGSVVSANYTPEGDEEVRISDEERTDLVHGLAASAALQVKQAMGDGAVPAAQ, translated from the coding sequence ATGTATGGAAACACGTCGTTCGGGCCCCAGGACGAGGCAGTCACGCTGACGCCCGAACAGCGCAAGGCGCTGCGCCGGGACCTCTCTACCGTCGCGAGCGGCCTGCGCGAAGTGCTGCCCGGCGAGTTCGCCATCGGGTCCGAGATCACCGACGCCGCGTCGGGTCCGCAGGCGACGATCGCCGTCCAGCCGCCGGTGGGGTCCGTGGTGAGCGCGAACTACACGCCCGAGGGGGACGAGGAAGTGCGAATCTCCGACGAGGAACGCACCGACCTGGTGCACGGACTCGCCGCGTCGGCCGCCCTCCAGGTGAAACAGGCGATGGGAGACGGCGCGGTGCCCGCCGCACAGTAA
- a CDS encoding pyruvoyl-dependent arginine decarboxylase, which yields MSVIRIVWGTDTGPTELAAFDAALAAAGVHNYNLVTLSSVIPAGPPIETVGTAPDLGPVGEELHVVESSATAAPGERATAAVGWARSESGRGIFYEVDGEDPDHVREEVERGLAHGKTLRDWNFVDENVVVRSVAPDDEYAAAVVCAVYGESRPAL from the coding sequence GTGAGCGTCATTCGGATCGTGTGGGGGACGGACACCGGTCCCACCGAACTCGCCGCGTTCGACGCCGCGCTGGCAGCCGCGGGCGTCCACAACTACAACCTCGTGACCCTCTCCTCGGTCATCCCCGCGGGGCCGCCGATCGAGACGGTCGGCACCGCGCCCGACCTGGGGCCCGTGGGGGAGGAGCTCCACGTCGTCGAGTCCTCGGCGACGGCGGCGCCCGGCGAGCGGGCGACGGCGGCCGTCGGCTGGGCGCGCAGCGAGTCCGGCCGCGGCATCTTCTACGAGGTGGACGGCGAGGACCCGGATCACGTCCGCGAGGAGGTCGAGCGGGGGCTGGCCCACGGCAAGACGCTGCGGGACTGGAACTTCGTCGACGAGAACGTGGTCGTCCGGTCGGTCGCACCCGACGACGAGTACGCCGCTGCCGTGGTGTGTGCCGTCTACGGCGAGAGTCGGCCGGCGCTGTGA